Proteins encoded together in one Chitinophaga varians window:
- the rpsT gene encoding 30S ribosomal protein S20, giving the protein MANHKATKKDVRQSRKRNERNRYYGKTTRNAIRDLKAITDKAQAEKELSDVASMIDKLAKRNVIHKNKAANLKSKLAKKIATLA; this is encoded by the coding sequence ATGGCAAATCATAAAGCAACGAAAAAAGACGTACGTCAAAGCAGAAAGCGTAATGAGCGTAACCGTTACTACGGTAAAACTACTCGTAATGCCATCCGTGACCTGAAGGCGATAACTGACAAAGCGCAAGCTGAGAAAGAATTATCTGATGTGGCATCTATGATTGACAAGCTGGCTAAACGTAACGTTATCCACAAAAACAAAGCTGCAAATCTGAAAAGCAAGCTCGCTAAGAAAATAGCTACCCTGGCTTAG
- a CDS encoding M14 family metallopeptidase, with product MRKLFTIIVLMLACTTTQAQQFITRYEKTDGRETATYPEVIQYYRQLTTRYPQLLKMITVGATDAGFPLHLVICSPTKDFDFNSLHRKNKRVLLINNGIHPGEPDGIDASMMLLRDIAQGKTKLPDNIVLAVIPVYNIGGALNRSPNYRVDQNGPDAFGSRGNAQNLDLNRDFIKTDSKNARTFQEIYHLTDPDVFIDNHVSNGADYQHIITLLSTQYNKLGGPMGEFMHNAFEPGLYKLMKTKGYDLVPYVNHFDETPDSGWVEFSDLPRYSSGYTTLFHTFGFVPETHMLKPYPQRVKATYALMESFIQFTSENSATIKQLRDQTKQSVVTQKSFPLSWKFDMNKYSLITFKGFASGHKPSAISGLPRLYYDRSKPYEKQIKFYNYANAENYVDKPRAYIIPQGWWAVIDQLKNNHVQMHRLPKDTTIYVEVYHISDFKTYPKPFEKHYLHTDIKATSTKDSIHFRSGDYYIPMDQTANRFLMETLEPTGGDSFFAWNFFDAILGQKEGYSPYVFEDTAAEYLKTHPELQTLLDKKKAIDTALANSASAQLNFIYKNSPYAEPEYMRYPVYRVL from the coding sequence ATGAGAAAGCTATTCACTATCATAGTGCTTATGCTGGCATGCACCACTACCCAGGCCCAGCAGTTTATTACCCGCTATGAAAAAACAGACGGTCGCGAAACAGCCACCTATCCCGAAGTGATCCAATATTACCGGCAACTGACCACCCGCTATCCGCAACTGCTGAAAATGATCACCGTCGGCGCCACAGACGCCGGATTCCCCCTGCACCTGGTCATCTGCTCCCCTACGAAAGATTTTGACTTTAACAGTCTCCACCGTAAGAATAAACGGGTATTGCTGATCAACAACGGTATACATCCCGGCGAACCCGACGGCATAGACGCCTCCATGATGCTCCTCCGCGATATCGCTCAGGGTAAAACCAAACTGCCGGACAACATCGTCCTCGCAGTCATCCCGGTGTATAATATCGGTGGCGCGCTCAACCGTTCGCCCAATTACCGGGTCGATCAAAACGGTCCCGACGCCTTCGGCTCCCGCGGAAATGCCCAAAATCTCGACTTAAACCGCGATTTCATTAAAACTGACTCCAAAAACGCCCGGACATTCCAGGAAATATACCACCTCACCGACCCTGACGTGTTCATTGATAACCACGTTAGCAACGGTGCCGATTATCAACATATCATCACCCTCCTCTCAACCCAGTACAATAAACTGGGCGGTCCTATGGGTGAATTTATGCACAACGCCTTTGAACCAGGCCTGTATAAACTGATGAAAACAAAAGGGTACGACCTCGTTCCCTACGTGAACCACTTCGACGAAACACCGGACAGCGGCTGGGTCGAATTCTCCGACCTCCCCCGCTACTCCTCCGGTTATACCACCCTCTTCCATACTTTCGGATTTGTGCCGGAAACACATATGCTCAAACCTTATCCACAGCGCGTAAAAGCTACCTACGCCCTGATGGAATCCTTTATACAGTTCACCAGCGAGAACAGCGCCACCATCAAACAACTGCGCGACCAGACCAAACAAAGCGTTGTTACACAAAAGAGCTTTCCCCTGTCGTGGAAGTTTGATATGAACAAATACAGTCTCATCACCTTTAAAGGTTTTGCTTCCGGTCACAAGCCCAGCGCTATCTCCGGCCTGCCACGCCTCTACTACGATCGCAGCAAACCTTATGAAAAGCAGATAAAATTCTATAACTACGCCAACGCGGAAAACTATGTGGACAAACCACGGGCATATATCATTCCCCAGGGCTGGTGGGCCGTTATCGATCAGCTGAAAAACAACCACGTACAAATGCACCGGCTGCCCAAAGACACCACCATCTACGTGGAGGTGTACCATATCAGCGATTTCAAAACATACCCAAAACCATTTGAGAAACACTATCTCCATACAGACATAAAAGCCACCAGCACCAAAGACTCTATTCACTTCCGCAGCGGTGACTACTATATTCCCATGGACCAAACGGCTAACCGCTTCCTCATGGAAACACTGGAGCCCACCGGCGGCGACTCTTTCTTCGCCTGGAATTTCTTTGACGCTATCCTCGGCCAGAAAGAAGGTTATTCCCCTTACGTCTTTGAAGATACCGCCGCTGAATACCTGAAGACCCATCCGGAACTACAAACGTTACTGGACAAGAAAAAGGCGATCGACACCGCTTTGGCCAACAGCGCCAGCGCACAACTGAATTTCATCTACAAAAACTCACCATACGCAGAACCGGAATACATGCGGTATCCGGTGTACAGGGTGTTGTAG
- a CDS encoding YhcG family protein has product MKFKQLLTSIQTTHSHFQETAAKAVNRALTTRNWIIGYYLVEYEQKGEDRAKYGERLLTEIAQKLSDLKLSVTALKLCRQFYLYYPQMLEIARDELGKNNMQIGQTVSDQFQQIDSQSNEIKTNTNKTNYILLAHLQLPIEKLINNLSFSHIVTLLILDNPLKRVFYEHECIKGNWGVRELKRQINSFYFERMGLSDDPEKLSRIIQQKTTQTITPADFIKNEYSFEFLGIADRLAVGETALQQRLLDHLQEFLMEMGHGFCLEGRQKKILIGREYFFIDLLFYHRILKCHILVELKLDTFRHADVGQLNTYIQYYKAEMMQPGDNPPIGILLVADKDAALVKYATAGLDIDLFVSKYSIELPTQERLEKFIADELRRYDD; this is encoded by the coding sequence ATGAAATTCAAACAATTGTTAACCTCTATTCAGACGACACACAGCCACTTTCAAGAAACAGCAGCGAAGGCTGTTAACCGTGCGCTCACTACTCGTAACTGGATTATTGGATATTATCTTGTTGAATACGAACAAAAAGGGGAAGACAGAGCGAAATACGGCGAGCGGTTACTTACAGAAATCGCCCAAAAGTTGTCTGATTTAAAACTTTCAGTAACTGCTTTAAAGTTATGCCGGCAGTTTTATTTGTATTACCCTCAAATGTTGGAAATAGCTAGAGATGAATTAGGAAAAAATAACATGCAAATTGGTCAGACAGTGTCTGACCAATTCCAACAAATTGACAGTCAATCAAATGAAATAAAAACAAATACAAATAAAACCAACTACATATTATTAGCACATCTGCAACTGCCCATAGAAAAGCTTATTAATAATTTATCATTTTCACATATTGTTACACTATTAATTCTAGACAATCCATTAAAACGCGTATTCTATGAACATGAGTGTATCAAGGGCAATTGGGGCGTAAGGGAATTAAAAAGACAAATCAATTCCTTCTATTTTGAACGAATGGGACTAAGCGACGATCCTGAAAAACTATCACGCATTATTCAGCAAAAAACCACACAAACCATTACACCTGCCGACTTTATCAAGAACGAATACTCCTTTGAATTCCTTGGTATCGCTGACAGACTGGCCGTTGGGGAAACGGCGCTTCAACAAAGGCTACTCGATCATCTGCAGGAATTTCTGATGGAAATGGGTCATGGCTTCTGTTTGGAAGGACGACAAAAGAAGATATTAATTGGAAGGGAATATTTTTTCATAGACCTCCTTTTCTACCATCGTATACTAAAATGCCATATTCTGGTTGAGCTAAAACTGGATACCTTCAGACACGCCGACGTAGGCCAGCTAAACACTTATATTCAGTATTACAAAGCGGAAATGATGCAACCGGGAGATAACCCTCCCATAGGTATTCTTTTGGTAGCAGACAAAGATGCTGCCCTGGTAAAATATGCGACTGCCGGATTAGACATCGATTTGTTTGTCTCCAAATACAGTATCGAACTACCTACGCAGGAACGCCTCGAAAAATTTATTGCGGATGAATTGAGAAGATATGACGATTAA
- a CDS encoding beta-ketoacyl synthase chain length factor, with amino-acid sequence MAAISPQATFEGDIFSAPLVHTDSNLLTCMEPDYKPFIPANSLRRMTRLLKMGLTTALQSIRDSGVEAIGPIVTGTGKGSLQDTEKFIREIEQYKETALNPTPFIQSTYNSVNGLIALQVKGTAYNNTFVHRGFSFENALLDSMMLLAEGAPNTLTGALEEMTAEHFYIKSRIGFWKSAPTDSRRLYDQLSPGSIGGEGATFFVLTGTPTPDSKAAVTGFKMLYKPTAAKVAAGLTEFKDGIDLVLTGRNGDSRYEHFYQQADALFPGVPQLSFKHLCGEHDTAGAFGMWLAAQILHTQRVPAQWFPMVKELPAVVNRVLLYNHFYGEQHTAIVLERV; translated from the coding sequence ATGGCGGCTATTTCCCCGCAAGCTACTTTTGAGGGGGATATTTTTTCTGCGCCGCTGGTGCATACGGACAGTAACCTGCTTACCTGTATGGAGCCTGACTACAAGCCGTTTATTCCGGCCAACAGCCTGCGCCGCATGACCCGGCTGCTGAAAATGGGATTGACCACCGCGCTGCAAAGCATCCGTGACAGTGGCGTGGAAGCTATCGGTCCTATTGTGACCGGCACAGGCAAAGGGAGTCTCCAGGATACTGAAAAATTCATCCGGGAGATAGAGCAGTACAAGGAAACTGCACTGAACCCCACTCCCTTCATTCAATCAACGTATAATTCTGTTAATGGTCTCATTGCCCTTCAGGTAAAGGGGACCGCTTACAACAATACTTTTGTGCACCGTGGCTTTTCTTTTGAAAACGCGCTGCTTGACAGCATGATGCTGCTGGCAGAAGGTGCTCCCAATACCCTCACCGGCGCTTTGGAGGAAATGACCGCCGAGCATTTCTACATCAAAAGCCGTATCGGTTTCTGGAAATCGGCGCCTACAGACAGCCGCCGGCTTTACGATCAGCTGTCGCCCGGCAGCATCGGCGGAGAAGGCGCTACTTTCTTCGTACTAACGGGAACGCCTACTCCAGACAGCAAAGCTGCCGTAACCGGCTTCAAGATGCTGTACAAACCCACGGCCGCTAAGGTAGCTGCCGGTTTGACGGAGTTCAAAGACGGCATTGACCTGGTATTGACCGGTCGTAATGGCGACAGCCGTTATGAACATTTCTATCAGCAGGCAGATGCCCTGTTTCCCGGCGTGCCTCAACTCTCTTTCAAACATCTTTGTGGCGAACATGACACAGCCGGTGCTTTTGGCATGTGGCTGGCCGCACAGATATTGCATACACAACGGGTCCCCGCACAGTGGTTCCCTATGGTGAAGGAACTGCCCGCTGTAGTAAACAGGGTGTTACTCTATAACCATTTTTATGGGGAGCAGCATACGGCGATTGTGCTGGAGCGGGTTTAA
- a CDS encoding beta-ketoacyl-[acyl-carrier-protein] synthase family protein, with product MAERVFITGMGMITAIGDNVAENLDQLRQQRSGLGYTSYIDTIYKEVLPVAEVKHPNDALSALAGITPREGYTRTTLLGLTAMREALQQAGITDVQTAPTGFINASTVGGMCDTEKVYFDIVDPAKSGTFLQYIDTLDCADCTQRIADTVGFSEHIATISTACSSSANALMFGARMIKQGFLPRMVCGGTEALTRFTLNGFNSLKNVDKQFCRPFDQQRTGLNLGEGAAYLVLESESFARANNSRILAEFTGYCNANEAFHPTSPSPDGDGAYEAMKAALAMSGRTLEEVDYINVHGTATLNNDVSEGKALERLFGNNVPLFSSTKPFTGHTLAAAGAIEAIYAVLAIQQGLIFPNLNFKEKMEELNIAPVTELMEGVSVNNVISNSFGFGGNNASLVISKYEG from the coding sequence ATGGCGGAAAGAGTGTTTATAACAGGGATGGGAATGATCACCGCCATAGGTGATAACGTGGCTGAAAACCTGGATCAATTGCGGCAACAACGCAGTGGTTTGGGGTATACCAGTTATATCGATACCATATACAAAGAAGTGTTGCCGGTAGCGGAGGTGAAGCATCCTAATGACGCTTTGTCTGCCCTTGCCGGCATCACTCCCCGCGAAGGATATACGCGTACCACCCTGCTGGGGCTTACCGCGATGCGGGAAGCATTGCAGCAGGCCGGTATTACGGACGTACAAACAGCCCCTACCGGCTTTATCAACGCCAGCACCGTAGGCGGCATGTGTGACACCGAAAAGGTTTATTTTGATATTGTTGATCCCGCCAAAAGCGGCACTTTCCTGCAATATATCGATACGCTTGACTGTGCGGACTGTACACAGCGTATAGCCGACACCGTAGGATTCAGCGAGCATATCGCCACTATCAGCACAGCCTGTTCTTCATCGGCCAATGCGCTGATGTTTGGCGCCCGTATGATCAAACAGGGATTTCTGCCCCGGATGGTCTGCGGCGGCACAGAAGCGCTGACCCGCTTTACCCTGAATGGTTTCAACTCCCTGAAGAATGTGGACAAACAATTCTGCCGGCCGTTTGACCAGCAGCGTACCGGTTTGAACCTGGGTGAAGGCGCCGCTTATCTTGTACTGGAAAGCGAGTCATTTGCCAGGGCCAACAACAGCCGCATACTGGCAGAGTTTACCGGGTATTGTAATGCCAACGAAGCATTCCATCCTACGTCCCCTTCGCCGGACGGCGACGGCGCCTATGAAGCCATGAAAGCTGCACTGGCCATGAGTGGCCGAACACTGGAAGAAGTGGACTATATCAATGTGCATGGCACCGCTACGCTCAACAATGACGTGTCTGAAGGAAAAGCGCTGGAACGCTTGTTTGGTAACAATGTTCCACTGTTCAGTTCCACGAAACCTTTCACCGGGCATACGTTGGCCGCTGCCGGCGCCATAGAGGCCATCTACGCTGTATTGGCCATTCAACAGGGATTGATATTCCCCAATCTCAATTTCAAGGAAAAAATGGAAGAGCTGAACATCGCTCCGGTAACGGAATTGATGGAAGGCGTTTCCGTGAACAATGTTATTTCAAACTCATTCGGCTTCGGGGGTAACAACGCCTCCCTGGTGATCAGCAAATATGAAGGTTAA
- a CDS encoding phosphopantetheine-binding protein, with product MEDLKSKLKVQIIEALNLQDTKPEDIDDNAPLFGEGLGLDSIDSLELMVLLERQYHIKVEDPREGRKILQSVQSMADFIQSKQPA from the coding sequence ATGGAAGATTTAAAAAGCAAACTCAAAGTGCAGATCATTGAAGCCTTAAATCTGCAGGATACCAAACCGGAAGATATTGACGACAACGCCCCTTTATTTGGTGAAGGGCTTGGTCTGGACAGCATTGACTCCCTGGAGCTGATGGTGTTACTGGAAAGACAATATCATATCAAAGTGGAAGATCCCCGCGAAGGGCGTAAGATCCTGCAGTCAGTGCAGTCTATGGCCGACTTTATTCAATCCAAACAGCCGGCATAA
- a CDS encoding ABC transporter permease, which yields MLRLLATIRKEWQLLLRDKTGLTLLFVMPVVLITVMALIQDAPFKDYQDVKFDILTVDNDHGRLGKYIREGLASGGQFNIIDTLDGHPVTEQQARELVNNGRYKISIIVPAGSTAAIVSNANRIVNDITQRMGMSVSLPVKKGADSLNVVIYFDPAAKKAFKGAIHQALDNFLTQVETDMLLNRIQQQLRRKDTTAVPNDTLPIRLQAVGLKEHATGNSRQLDVVSNSVQHNVPAWSIFAMFFIVIPIAGNMIREREDGSLLRMKLIPGSYLLILAGKMLFFVGICLLQFYLMMLVGIYAMPLLDLPRLVMGHDQGATLLVAGAIGLAATAYGILIGTLFKTPNQALNFGAISIVILSAIGGIWIPLEVMPANMQMIGRLSPLSWGLDAINDIYLRNGDIGYVWKNVLRLVLTGGVMLAVAGFVEKRRMN from the coding sequence ATGCTTAGATTACTGGCTACCATAAGAAAAGAATGGCAGCTGCTGTTGCGCGACAAAACGGGGCTTACGCTGCTGTTTGTGATGCCGGTGGTACTCATCACCGTGATGGCCCTGATACAGGACGCGCCTTTTAAGGACTACCAGGACGTGAAGTTTGATATATTGACCGTAGACAACGACCATGGGCGTTTGGGCAAATATATCCGGGAAGGGTTGGCATCCGGTGGGCAGTTCAATATTATCGATACGCTGGACGGGCATCCCGTTACCGAGCAGCAGGCCCGTGAGCTGGTCAATAACGGCCGTTATAAAATCAGCATCATTGTGCCGGCAGGTTCCACAGCGGCGATCGTAAGCAATGCAAACAGGATCGTGAATGATATCACACAACGGATGGGCATGAGCGTGTCTTTACCGGTAAAAAAGGGCGCTGACTCCCTGAATGTGGTCATCTATTTTGATCCGGCAGCCAAAAAGGCTTTTAAAGGGGCTATTCACCAGGCGTTGGACAATTTCCTGACGCAGGTGGAAACAGATATGCTGCTGAACCGTATACAGCAACAGTTGCGCCGCAAAGACACCACGGCCGTTCCCAATGACACGCTGCCTATCCGTTTACAGGCAGTTGGGCTGAAGGAGCATGCCACAGGCAACAGCAGGCAGCTGGACGTAGTGTCCAACTCCGTACAGCATAACGTGCCCGCCTGGAGTATTTTTGCGATGTTCTTTATCGTTATCCCTATAGCCGGTAATATGATCCGGGAGCGGGAAGACGGCAGCCTGTTGAGAATGAAGCTGATACCCGGTTCTTACCTGTTGATCCTGGCGGGAAAGATGTTGTTTTTCGTGGGAATCTGCCTGTTACAGTTTTATCTGATGATGCTGGTAGGTATTTATGCCATGCCTTTGCTGGACCTGCCGAGGCTGGTGATGGGACATGACCAGGGCGCCACGCTGCTGGTAGCCGGTGCCATAGGACTGGCCGCCACGGCTTATGGCATACTGATCGGCACGCTTTTTAAAACACCTAATCAGGCCCTGAACTTCGGCGCTATTTCCATCGTGATCCTGTCGGCCATTGGAGGTATCTGGATACCGCTGGAAGTAATGCCTGCCAATATGCAGATGATCGGCCGTTTATCGCCGCTTAGCTGGGGGCTGGACGCCATCAATGATATTTACCTGCGTAACGGCGATATCGGATATGTGTGGAAGAATGTACTGCGTCTTGTGTTGACAGGCGGGGTGATGCTGGCCGTGGCCGGATTTGTCGAAAAACGAAGAATGAACTGA
- a CDS encoding ABC transporter ATP-binding protein, producing the protein MASIAVKELRKTYKSAAEATLKGLTFAFPEGKIGGLLGPNGAGKTTTISILCGLVQADSGEVMIHGLPQNAAHREQIKKIIGIVPQQIALYPQLSAVENLTYFGNLYGLKGKSLHEKVMHYLEVFGLEKSAHKEIHKYSGGMKRRANIIAAILHNPDLLVLDEPTAGVDVQSRSMILQFLRSYNEQGASILYTSHLLEEAQSLCDEVAIMDEGKMILQGRPQSLIDELPECRNLEDVFLHYTGHALRD; encoded by the coding sequence ATGGCAAGTATAGCAGTAAAGGAATTGCGCAAAACCTACAAAAGCGCGGCGGAAGCCACGCTTAAAGGGTTGACGTTTGCCTTTCCGGAAGGGAAAATAGGAGGGCTGCTGGGCCCTAACGGCGCCGGTAAAACGACCACGATCTCTATTCTGTGCGGCCTTGTGCAGGCAGACAGCGGAGAGGTGATGATACATGGCCTGCCGCAGAACGCCGCCCACAGGGAACAGATCAAAAAAATCATAGGCATTGTACCGCAACAGATAGCGCTGTACCCGCAGCTGTCGGCTGTGGAAAACCTGACGTATTTCGGTAACCTGTACGGACTGAAAGGCAAATCACTGCATGAAAAGGTGATGCATTATCTCGAAGTATTTGGCCTGGAAAAAAGCGCACACAAAGAAATTCATAAATATTCAGGGGGCATGAAACGCCGTGCGAACATTATCGCCGCTATCCTGCATAACCCCGATTTGCTGGTCCTGGATGAGCCCACCGCAGGGGTGGACGTACAGTCACGCAGCATGATCCTGCAATTCCTGCGCAGCTACAACGAACAGGGCGCCAGTATCCTGTATACCTCCCACCTGCTGGAAGAAGCGCAATCACTTTGTGATGAGGTGGCCATCATGGACGAAGGTAAAATGATACTGCAGGGCCGGCCCCAGTCGCTGATCGATGAACTGCCGGAGTGCCGCAACCTGGAAGATGTTTTTTTACATTATACCGGGCATGCGTTGCGGGACTAA
- a CDS encoding BtrH N-terminal domain-containing protein, with product MNNHQFHHTQTAHCESGVISNLLGHHGLKISEPMAFGIGAGIFFGHLPFVKVNGVPGTTYRIWPGAIFQRVCKRLGVKMETAKFSSPEKGMAALDRVIADGTPVGLLSGVYYLPYFPPSYRFHFNAHNLVVYGKREDQYLVSDPVMDTVTEIDPDSLAQARFAKGFPAPKGKMYYPVHVPGKASFEKPIKEGIAQTCHYMLKIPLPLFGVKGIRFLANRVKDYPQKVGERKSALYLGNIIRMQEEIGTGGAGFRFVYAAFLQESAVLLNKPELSRLATELTQAGDLWRNFAFAAGRVCKSRAADNVSYKELSEMLLQCAAAEEAFFKKLSLTKI from the coding sequence ATGAACAATCATCAGTTTCATCATACGCAGACAGCCCACTGTGAAAGTGGTGTGATCTCCAACCTGCTGGGGCACCATGGCCTGAAGATCAGTGAGCCGATGGCATTTGGCATTGGCGCCGGTATCTTTTTCGGGCACCTGCCGTTTGTGAAAGTCAACGGTGTGCCCGGTACCACTTACCGTATCTGGCCGGGCGCCATTTTTCAGCGGGTATGTAAACGGCTGGGCGTGAAAATGGAGACGGCAAAGTTTTCCTCCCCTGAAAAAGGAATGGCGGCGCTGGACCGGGTAATTGCCGATGGCACGCCTGTAGGGTTGCTTTCCGGCGTTTATTACCTGCCTTATTTTCCGCCTTCCTACCGTTTTCACTTCAATGCCCATAACCTGGTGGTATATGGTAAACGGGAAGACCAGTACCTGGTGAGTGACCCGGTGATGGACACCGTTACCGAAATAGATCCCGATAGCCTGGCACAGGCCCGCTTTGCAAAAGGGTTTCCTGCTCCCAAAGGGAAAATGTACTACCCGGTACACGTCCCCGGAAAAGCCTCTTTCGAAAAACCGATCAAAGAAGGGATTGCACAGACCTGTCATTATATGCTGAAGATACCGCTCCCGCTGTTCGGGGTAAAGGGTATCCGTTTTCTGGCCAATCGTGTAAAGGACTATCCGCAGAAAGTGGGGGAACGTAAATCCGCTTTGTACCTCGGCAATATCATCCGGATGCAGGAAGAGATCGGTACCGGTGGCGCCGGTTTCCGTTTTGTATATGCCGCGTTCCTGCAGGAATCGGCAGTGTTGCTGAACAAGCCGGAACTGAGCCGCCTGGCTACAGAACTGACACAGGCCGGAGACCTATGGCGTAATTTTGCTTTTGCTGCCGGCAGGGTGTGCAAAAGCAGGGCCGCTGATAATGTGTCCTATAAAGAACTGAGCGAGATGTTGCTGCAATGTGCGGCAGCGGAAGAAGCCTTTTTCAAAAAATTATCACTGACGAAAATTTAG
- a CDS encoding beta-ketoacyl-ACP synthase III yields the protein MKEVYITRLSKFLPNKPVENEEMESILGMVDGRPSRARLKILGNNKIKNRYYSLDKDGNSTHSNAEMTANAVSALFDEKFPISKLQLLACGTTSPDQLLPNHAAMVHGLLKCQPVELIAATGACAAGMQAFKYAWMSIRCGNTANAVSTGSEKFSAWMLAQKFQPEAENLKALDENPIIAFEKDFLRWMLSDGASAALFQDKPNEEGLSLRVDWVEILSYANELETCMYAGSIKNPDGTTKGWIDMTPDEWAQHSVFSFKQDTRLLGKNIVPSGAQMWKELVERHNINLDEIDFFLPHLSSEFFRLKIDEEITRLGVPIPLEKWFTNLAWVGNVGTASPYLMLEELMNNGRFKKGQKVVMMVPESARFSYAYAHITVV from the coding sequence ATGAAGGAAGTTTATATTACCAGGCTATCTAAATTCTTACCCAACAAGCCTGTTGAAAATGAAGAGATGGAGAGTATCCTTGGCATGGTAGACGGAAGACCTTCCCGTGCACGGTTGAAGATTTTGGGCAACAACAAGATCAAAAACCGGTATTATTCCCTGGATAAAGACGGCAATTCCACTCATTCCAACGCTGAGATGACCGCCAACGCTGTCAGCGCATTGTTTGATGAAAAATTCCCCATCAGCAAATTACAATTACTGGCCTGCGGTACTACCTCGCCCGACCAGCTGCTGCCTAATCATGCCGCGATGGTACATGGTCTGCTGAAATGCCAGCCCGTGGAACTGATCGCTGCTACCGGCGCATGTGCAGCGGGCATGCAGGCTTTTAAATATGCCTGGATGTCTATCCGTTGCGGTAACACTGCCAATGCGGTCAGCACCGGTTCTGAAAAATTCTCTGCCTGGATGCTTGCACAGAAATTCCAGCCTGAAGCAGAGAACCTGAAAGCGCTGGATGAAAATCCGATCATCGCTTTCGAAAAAGACTTCCTCCGCTGGATGTTGTCTGACGGCGCCAGCGCCGCTCTTTTCCAGGACAAGCCTAATGAAGAAGGGCTGTCATTGCGTGTAGACTGGGTGGAAATCCTGTCTTATGCCAACGAACTGGAAACCTGTATGTACGCCGGGTCCATCAAAAATCCGGACGGCACCACCAAAGGCTGGATTGATATGACCCCTGATGAATGGGCACAACACAGCGTATTCTCCTTCAAACAAGATACCCGCCTGTTGGGTAAAAACATAGTGCCTTCCGGCGCGCAGATGTGGAAAGAACTGGTAGAAAGACATAACATCAACCTCGATGAAATTGACTTCTTCCTGCCACATTTATCTTCTGAATTTTTCCGTTTAAAGATCGACGAAGAAATTACCCGCCTCGGTGTTCCTATTCCGCTGGAAAAATGGTTCACCAACCTGGCCTGGGTAGGCAACGTAGGTACCGCTTCGCCTTATCTGATGCTGGAAGAGCTGATGAATAACGGCCGTTTCAAAAAAGGACAGAAAGTGGTGATGATGGTGCCTGAAAGCGCACGTTTTTCTTATGCCTACGCACACATCACGGTTGTATAG